A stretch of Methanosphaerula palustris E1-9c DNA encodes these proteins:
- the amrB gene encoding AmmeMemoRadiSam system protein B, with the protein MKIRTCAVAGMFYPGEPSHLEQLLGKFFAVTGHETSASGIVAPHAGYIYSGAVAALAYATLPSSFDGTFVVIGPSHRGYPTCTSAVPWETPLGIVDTDTDLVSALDLPVNESYHADEHSLEVQMPFIKYRFPRARIAPVLMGDQDLASSVRLGRMIARAARETRREIRVVASSDFSHYVPETVAKGQDLYAIEALKSLEIELFYNRLRERGSSACGYGTIAAMITASIEAGAEKGELLKYATSGDVTGDRASVVGYAAIAVI; encoded by the coding sequence ATGAAGATCAGAACATGCGCAGTGGCGGGTATGTTTTATCCTGGGGAACCCAGCCATCTGGAACAACTGCTTGGAAAGTTCTTTGCAGTAACCGGTCATGAGACCAGTGCCAGTGGGATAGTTGCCCCGCATGCGGGGTACATCTATTCCGGTGCGGTCGCGGCACTGGCTTATGCCACGCTCCCTTCTTCATTTGATGGAACTTTTGTGGTGATCGGACCGAGTCATCGTGGTTATCCTACCTGCACCTCAGCGGTTCCCTGGGAGACTCCACTCGGGATTGTCGACACCGATACTGACCTGGTATCAGCGCTTGACCTTCCAGTGAACGAGTCCTATCATGCCGACGAGCACTCGCTTGAGGTGCAGATGCCCTTCATCAAATACCGATTTCCACGGGCCAGGATCGCTCCAGTGCTGATGGGAGATCAGGACCTTGCATCCTCAGTCAGGCTCGGTCGGATGATCGCACGGGCGGCTCGAGAGACCCGGCGGGAGATACGGGTGGTTGCTTCGAGCGACTTTTCCCACTATGTCCCTGAAACCGTGGCAAAGGGTCAGGACCTGTACGCGATAGAGGCATTAAAGTCTCTGGAGATCGAACTCTTCTACAACCGTCTACGTGAACGTGGCTCTTCAGCCTGTGGATATGGTACTATCGCAGCGATGATCACGGCCTCTATTGAAGCAGGGGCTGAGAAGGGAGAACTTCTGAAGTATGCAACGAGTGGGGATGTGACCGGGGATCGTGCTTCCGTCGTTGGGTATGCAGCGATTGCGGTGATATGA
- the rpsB gene encoding 30S ribosomal protein S2, protein MTANEMEIELKEPLIPVEEYLAAGIHIGTQQKSKDMKKFIYRVRGDGLYIIDIRETDERIKTVAKFLSQFNPSNILVVTSRQYGQYPAKKFADAIGGIAKTARFIPGSLTNQNLNGYLEPEVVFITDPIGDAQVVKEAVQSGIPVVGLCDTNNMTQFMDLVIPTNNKGRKALSMIYFLLTREILRIRGVTTSLTQEDFEIDL, encoded by the coding sequence ATGACAGCAAATGAAATGGAAATTGAGTTAAAAGAACCCCTGATTCCCGTTGAGGAGTACTTGGCCGCCGGTATCCATATCGGCACCCAGCAGAAGAGCAAGGATATGAAGAAGTTCATCTACCGCGTCCGCGGGGATGGCCTCTATATCATCGATATCAGGGAGACTGATGAGCGGATCAAGACTGTGGCGAAGTTCCTCTCCCAGTTCAACCCTTCGAACATTCTGGTCGTCACCTCCCGTCAGTATGGGCAGTACCCAGCCAAGAAGTTCGCAGATGCCATCGGTGGGATTGCAAAGACTGCACGGTTCATCCCCGGGTCACTGACTAACCAGAACCTGAACGGTTACCTCGAGCCCGAAGTCGTCTTCATCACCGACCCGATCGGTGATGCACAGGTTGTCAAGGAGGCCGTGCAGAGTGGGATCCCGGTTGTGGGCCTCTGTGATACCAACAATATGACTCAGTTCATGGACCTTGTTATTCCCACCAATAACAAGGGGCGCAAGGCCCTCTCGATGATCTACTTCCTGCTGACCCGTGAGATCCTCCGCATTCGTGGTGTGACCACCTCACTGACCCAGGAAGACTTCGAGATCGATCTGTAG
- the mvk gene encoding mevalonate kinase — translation MVTWSAPGKVFLFGEHAVVYGKPGLAMAIKPRVFVTVRKNRHPTPAKSPYIDGCFKAMGVTGSVYVNSQMPSSSGLGSSAAVTVATLSAINDEFDLDRTREEIALTAYQIERAVQKGRASPTDTYVSTIGGMVLITGQSRRKIPPQNLNLVVGNTLVSHSTAKMVELVAEGQRKFPDVMNPVMEAMGALTLSAVRNLSNPRQLGQLMNINEALLEVLGVGHPTLSKLVIASRNAGAFGAKLTGAGGGGCMIALCPKHMKGRVAAAIDACDARAFITSIDTVGARKENDA, via the coding sequence GTGGTGACCTGGAGTGCGCCGGGCAAGGTATTTCTGTTCGGTGAACATGCGGTGGTTTATGGTAAGCCAGGGCTTGCAATGGCCATCAAACCGCGGGTCTTTGTGACGGTCCGGAAGAACCGTCACCCGACCCCTGCCAAATCCCCGTATATCGACGGATGCTTCAAGGCGATGGGGGTGACAGGTTCGGTCTATGTGAATTCGCAGATGCCCTCCTCGTCAGGGCTCGGTTCGTCGGCGGCCGTTACGGTGGCCACCCTCTCGGCGATCAACGACGAGTTCGATCTCGATCGTACCCGTGAGGAGATCGCTCTCACTGCTTACCAGATCGAACGGGCCGTGCAGAAAGGTCGGGCGAGTCCGACGGACACCTACGTGTCGACGATCGGAGGGATGGTACTGATCACTGGACAATCGCGGAGGAAGATTCCACCACAGAACCTGAATCTGGTGGTCGGGAACACGCTCGTCTCGCACAGCACTGCAAAGATGGTCGAACTGGTCGCAGAAGGGCAGCGAAAATTTCCTGATGTGATGAACCCTGTAATGGAAGCGATGGGGGCGCTGACGCTCAGTGCAGTTCGGAACCTCTCCAACCCCAGGCAGCTCGGGCAACTGATGAACATCAATGAGGCACTACTTGAGGTGCTTGGGGTCGGCCACCCCACCCTCTCAAAGTTGGTGATCGCGTCCCGTAATGCCGGGGCTTTTGGGGCAAAACTTACCGGTGCCGGTGGTGGTGGATGTATGATTGCGCTCTGTCCAAAACATATGAAGGGGCGGGTGGCAGCGGCCATCGATGCCTGCGATGCTAGAGCCTTCATCACCTCCATCGATACGGTCGGAGCCAGAAAGGAGAACGATGCATAA
- a CDS encoding archaellin/type IV pilin N-terminal domain-containing protein has protein sequence MKSIRRNEDAFTGLEAAIVLIAFVVVAAVFSYVVLGAGFFTTQKSQETVHTAVGQASSAIEIVGNVYGKGTAGTSVDTIVFSIGLAAGATPVDINKTVLTFSTGDTVETLAFAGSTTTDGSGTVTAGKWAVSSQDNSLGTENKVLDSGEQFTITAMPSTALNAYAGFNIDVKPAVGAALAIHRTVPAYIDSVNLLY, from the coding sequence ATGAAATCCATTAGAAGAAATGAAGACGCATTCACCGGTCTCGAAGCGGCAATTGTGCTTATTGCATTTGTCGTCGTTGCGGCGGTGTTCTCATACGTGGTGCTGGGCGCAGGGTTCTTCACCACACAGAAAAGTCAGGAGACTGTACATACTGCCGTAGGACAGGCATCATCAGCCATTGAGATTGTCGGAAATGTCTACGGTAAAGGCACTGCTGGGACCTCAGTTGACACGATTGTCTTCAGCATTGGCCTCGCAGCTGGAGCAACCCCAGTCGATATCAACAAGACCGTTCTGACCTTCTCAACAGGAGATACTGTGGAAACACTGGCATTCGCAGGATCGACTACCACGGATGGATCAGGTACTGTGACAGCAGGGAAATGGGCCGTTTCCAGTCAAGATAACTCCCTTGGAACAGAAAACAAGGTGCTCGACAGTGGAGAGCAGTTCACCATCACGGCAATGCCATCAACAGCACTGAATGCATACGCTGGATTTAACATCGACGTCAAGCCCGCAGTCGGAGCAGCACTTGCGATCCACAGAACTGTCCCGGCATATATCGATTCAGTGAACCTCCTCTACTAA
- a CDS encoding flagellin, which produces MEDAFTGLEAAIVLIAFVTVSSVFSFMVLSAGFMTTQKAQEVVHAGVDQATSTLQIQGEIYGSTDSPGGPVTTVTIMLKTGVPFGSVDLNKTTFHISTDSTNEILHKGTDLTDPGPGQWTIHERTGDSTGQTARLGMNDQITVELRPSSPLQPGRRFTLEVNPSGTVGFTITRSIPTSTDHIVTLY; this is translated from the coding sequence ATGGAAGATGCATTCACCGGACTTGAGGCTGCAATCGTTCTGATAGCCTTCGTTACGGTCAGTTCGGTCTTCTCATTTATGGTTCTGAGCGCAGGGTTTATGACCACTCAGAAAGCACAGGAGGTCGTGCATGCTGGAGTGGATCAGGCAACGAGTACCTTGCAGATACAGGGGGAAATATATGGAAGCACAGATAGTCCAGGTGGTCCGGTGACCACGGTGACGATCATGTTGAAGACCGGGGTTCCCTTCGGGTCCGTCGATCTCAATAAAACAACATTTCATATATCAACCGATTCAACAAACGAAATCCTCCATAAGGGAACAGACCTAACCGATCCTGGACCTGGCCAGTGGACTATCCATGAACGAACGGGAGATAGCACCGGACAGACTGCTCGTCTCGGAATGAATGATCAGATCACCGTCGAGTTGAGGCCATCATCCCCACTCCAACCAGGCAGAAGGTTTACGCTAGAAGTGAACCCGTCTGGGACCGTAGGATTTACAATTACTCGATCAATACCAACCTCAACAGACCACATCGTTACCTTATATTGA
- a CDS encoding 50S ribosomal protein L18e, translated as MTGRVKKTNPRLTSLITTLKDASRTGEVKIWRDIANRLEASTSAHAEVNISKINRYAAEGETILVPGKVLGSGMLNQSVRVAALNFSESAVSKIAKAQGTCMTIEELLANNPKGSRVRILR; from the coding sequence ATGACAGGAAGAGTGAAGAAGACAAATCCACGCCTTACCAGCCTCATCACCACATTGAAGGACGCATCGCGTACAGGTGAGGTAAAGATCTGGCGAGATATTGCAAATCGTCTCGAGGCGTCCACCAGTGCGCACGCAGAGGTGAATATAAGCAAGATCAATCGGTATGCTGCCGAGGGCGAGACAATCCTCGTTCCGGGCAAGGTGCTCGGGAGCGGGATGCTGAACCAGTCGGTCAGGGTCGCTGCATTGAACTTCAGTGAATCGGCGGTCAGCAAGATCGCCAAGGCACAGGGCACATGCATGACGATTGAAGAACTGCTCGCGAACAACCCGAAGGGGAGCCGCGTGAGGATTCTGAGGTGA
- a CDS encoding 30S ribosomal protein S11 translates to MANDREKWGVAHVFASFNNTIITVTDMTGAETVTKSSGGMVVKQDRNESSPYAAMKMAGDVAQAAMDKGFVGLHIKVRAPGRGKQRSPGAGAQAAIRALARAGMRIGRIEDVTPVPHDSIRAKGGRRGRRV, encoded by the coding sequence ATGGCAAATGACAGAGAAAAGTGGGGAGTCGCACATGTCTTCGCCTCATTCAATAATACAATCATCACCGTCACCGATATGACTGGTGCAGAGACTGTGACCAAGAGCAGCGGCGGTATGGTCGTCAAGCAGGACCGGAACGAGTCCTCCCCGTACGCAGCAATGAAGATGGCCGGGGATGTTGCGCAGGCAGCGATGGACAAGGGGTTCGTCGGGCTTCATATCAAGGTCCGAGCACCTGGTCGCGGCAAGCAGCGATCTCCTGGGGCAGGCGCACAGGCAGCAATCCGTGCACTCGCCCGGGCAGGTATGCGCATCGGTCGCATCGAGGATGTAACTCCGGTTCCCCACGACAGCATTCGTGCAAAGGGTGGCCGGCGGGGAAGGAGAGTCTGA
- a CDS encoding 30S ribosomal protein S4 has translation MGYPGKNTKGYEAPKRPFEKQRIEDETRIVIEYGLRNKREVWRAQSVLRRYRKAARELLAFMSQSSDEQQIATKKEHLLGHLNRIGLLGPDADIGDVLSLKIQQPLERRLQTMVYRQGLARSPKQARQMVTHGHIAIAGRRVDIPSYRVPRDQETLISYYGTSPLTSEGHPEIERINKKRR, from the coding sequence ATGGGGTATCCAGGCAAGAACACGAAGGGGTATGAAGCCCCAAAACGTCCGTTTGAGAAGCAGCGGATCGAGGATGAGACCCGTATTGTTATCGAGTACGGCCTTCGGAACAAGCGTGAGGTCTGGAGAGCACAGAGTGTGCTCCGCAGGTACCGCAAAGCGGCACGGGAGTTGCTTGCGTTCATGTCACAGAGCTCCGACGAGCAGCAGATCGCCACGAAAAAGGAACATCTGCTCGGTCACCTGAACAGGATTGGGTTGCTTGGACCGGATGCAGACATTGGTGATGTGTTGTCATTGAAGATCCAGCAGCCGCTTGAGCGCCGCCTGCAGACGATGGTCTACCGGCAGGGTCTCGCACGCTCACCAAAGCAGGCTCGTCAGATGGTAACTCATGGTCATATCGCAATCGCAGGCCGACGTGTGGACATTCCGTCTTACCGTGTTCCACGGGATCAGGAGACATTGATCTCTTACTATGGGACCTCCCCACTGACTAGTGAGGGGCACCCGGAGATCGAGCGGATCAACAAGAAGAGGCGGTGA
- the eno gene encoding phosphopyruvate hydratase, with amino-acid sequence MTIIQAVQLRKILDSRGNPTVEVDMVTESGFGRAAAPSGASTGVYEAKVRPVDEAIDDAEQNLIPALIGLDAGDQAEFDQQLRSIDGTPDLSKIGANIAVALSLANAKAAASANGMDLYRYLGGAFIKETPFPLGNVIGGGAHAVDATDIQEFLVVPTGASDAEEAVFANAAVHRKVKELLIALGKGCGKGDEGAWAPHIDDITAFETVHQAVTAISDEMNITISMGIDVAASELWNDTHYHYKDADRTTEDQIAYIGELVDRYSLIYVEDPLREDDFEGFSDLTEAVGDRCLICGDDLFVTNTERIMQGIDIGSANAVLIKPNQVGTLTDTYEAVQMAHTHGMDTVMSHRSGETTDTTIAHLATAFGCIFLKTGVVGGERIAKLNELIRIEEQI; translated from the coding sequence ATGACGATTATTCAGGCGGTCCAGCTCAGAAAGATCTTGGACAGCAGAGGAAACCCGACGGTGGAGGTCGACATGGTCACAGAGAGTGGCTTTGGTCGGGCGGCTGCACCGAGCGGTGCAAGCACCGGTGTCTATGAAGCGAAGGTTCGACCCGTCGACGAAGCGATCGATGATGCAGAGCAGAACCTGATCCCTGCACTGATCGGGCTGGATGCTGGAGATCAGGCAGAGTTCGATCAGCAGCTCCGTTCGATCGATGGCACACCAGATCTCTCAAAGATCGGGGCGAACATCGCGGTCGCCCTCTCGCTGGCAAATGCCAAGGCAGCAGCAAGTGCCAATGGAATGGATCTCTATCGTTATCTGGGTGGAGCTTTCATCAAGGAGACCCCATTCCCACTCGGGAATGTGATCGGCGGCGGAGCTCATGCTGTGGATGCCACTGACATTCAGGAGTTTCTGGTCGTTCCAACTGGAGCCTCTGATGCAGAGGAGGCAGTATTTGCGAATGCAGCAGTCCATCGGAAGGTCAAGGAACTGCTGATTGCACTGGGCAAGGGTTGTGGAAAGGGAGATGAAGGGGCATGGGCTCCGCACATCGACGACATCACTGCCTTTGAAACGGTGCATCAGGCTGTGACGGCCATCTCTGATGAGATGAACATCACGATCTCGATGGGGATCGATGTCGCCGCCAGTGAACTCTGGAACGATACCCATTACCATTACAAGGATGCCGACCGAACCACTGAAGACCAGATCGCCTACATCGGCGAACTGGTCGACCGTTACTCCCTTATCTATGTCGAGGATCCGCTCCGTGAGGACGACTTCGAGGGCTTCTCAGACCTGACTGAAGCGGTCGGTGACCGTTGTCTGATCTGCGGTGATGATCTCTTCGTGACCAACACCGAGCGGATCATGCAGGGGATCGATATCGGTTCGGCAAATGCTGTACTGATCAAGCCGAATCAGGTCGGGACCCTGACCGATACCTATGAAGCGGTTCAGATGGCTCATACTCATGGGATGGATACCGTGATGAGCCACCGTTCCGGTGAGACCACAGATACCACCATTGCACACTTGGCGACAGCGTTTGGGTGCATATTCTTAAAGACCGGCGTCGTTGGCGGCGAACGGATAGCAAAACTGAATGAACTGATACGCATTGAGGAGCAGATCTAA
- a CDS encoding 30S ribosomal protein S9 yields the protein MVKVINTSGKRKTAIARATLKAGKGVIRINSVPLEVYGTEVVRMKISEPILLNPKGVEDVDVIIDVKGGGVMGQAEAVRTALARAIVNWHNDPQLKDLYVAYDRTLLVNDSRQKEAKKPHGKGARAKVQKSYR from the coding sequence ATGGTAAAAGTCATAAACACCAGTGGAAAGCGGAAAACCGCGATCGCTCGCGCCACTCTGAAGGCTGGCAAAGGGGTCATTCGAATCAACTCTGTTCCGCTTGAGGTATATGGGACCGAAGTTGTCCGGATGAAGATATCCGAGCCGATCCTTTTGAATCCCAAGGGCGTTGAAGACGTCGATGTGATCATCGATGTAAAAGGCGGCGGGGTTATGGGTCAGGCAGAAGCTGTCCGGACCGCTCTTGCGCGCGCTATCGTGAACTGGCACAACGATCCACAACTCAAGGATCTGTATGTAGCCTACGACCGGACATTGCTGGTCAACGATTCACGTCAGAAAGAGGCAAAGAAACCGCACGGAAAGGGCGCCCGCGCCAAAGTCCAGAAATCATACCGTTAA
- a CDS encoding deoxyhypusine synthase, with protein MAMHPTEPVIPERDVAALLKGMSATGFQGRKLGESVRVWTEMINDPDCTILLGLSGAMIPAGMQQCLVELVRHRYVDAIVSTGANIFHDACEHIGVHHYIGHHHVDDGELFSKGIDRIYDIFAYEGEFRTVDQIIADFARDHAPFQGSSRAFIQVFGKWLSETYPDGTSLISTCVSVNVPIFIPALCDSSIGIGLLMARRSGVDVQIDQLSDADEVTAIVEKAGKTGVVYIGGGVPKNFIQQTQVIASIHNADCQGHAYAVQYTSDAPHWGGLSGCTFEEAISWGKEQVTSPRVQCFVDATIALPLVTSALIAGGVERKKPVL; from the coding sequence ATGGCGATGCATCCAACAGAACCCGTGATCCCGGAACGCGACGTGGCGGCGTTGTTGAAGGGGATGAGCGCGACAGGCTTCCAGGGGAGGAAACTTGGAGAATCGGTCAGGGTCTGGACCGAGATGATCAACGACCCCGACTGCACCATTCTGCTCGGTCTTTCGGGTGCGATGATCCCAGCTGGGATGCAGCAGTGTCTTGTCGAACTGGTCAGGCATCGATATGTCGATGCCATCGTCTCCACCGGAGCTAACATCTTCCACGATGCCTGCGAGCATATCGGGGTGCACCACTACATAGGCCATCACCATGTCGATGATGGTGAACTCTTCTCCAAGGGAATCGACCGGATCTATGATATCTTTGCCTATGAGGGAGAGTTCCGAACTGTCGACCAGATCATCGCCGACTTCGCCCGGGACCATGCTCCGTTCCAGGGCTCTTCCCGGGCGTTCATTCAGGTCTTCGGAAAGTGGCTCTCGGAAACGTATCCTGACGGGACCTCGTTGATCAGCACCTGTGTCTCGGTCAATGTCCCGATCTTTATTCCTGCGCTCTGTGACTCATCGATCGGCATAGGTCTGCTAATGGCCCGGCGATCTGGTGTGGACGTTCAGATCGATCAGCTCTCTGACGCCGACGAGGTGACTGCGATCGTCGAGAAGGCTGGTAAGACTGGAGTGGTATATATTGGCGGGGGTGTCCCGAAGAACTTCATCCAGCAGACTCAGGTGATCGCCTCGATCCATAATGCGGATTGTCAGGGTCATGCGTACGCCGTCCAATATACCAGCGACGCTCCTCACTGGGGTGGTCTCTCGGGTTGTACCTTTGAAGAGGCGATCTCATGGGGAAAGGAGCAGGTCACCTCGCCGCGTGTCCAGTGCTTTGTCGATGCGACGATCGCTCTGCCGCTGGTCACCTCTGCACTGATCGCCGGGGGTGTCGAACGGAAGAAGCCGGTTCTCTGA
- a CDS encoding 30S ribosomal protein S13 gives MAQEEEDIKYFVRVSNTDLDGTKSVRVALTGIPGVGRHTSGIITRRAAVNEHELLGRLPDGDVDRIRDVVTDYGALIPAWMRNRIKDVYTGESKHILGSDLAMTNDEDVNLLRKIRCYRGIRHETGQKVRGQRTKSTGRTGTTVGVKRKKD, from the coding sequence ATGGCTCAAGAAGAAGAGGACATAAAATACTTTGTACGGGTCAGCAACACTGACCTCGACGGGACCAAGTCAGTCAGGGTAGCCCTGACTGGGATCCCTGGTGTCGGTAGGCACACCTCTGGGATTATCACCCGCCGTGCAGCCGTCAACGAACATGAACTGCTCGGTCGCCTTCCCGATGGGGACGTCGACCGGATCCGCGATGTCGTCACTGACTATGGTGCGCTGATCCCTGCGTGGATGCGCAACCGTATCAAGGACGTCTATACTGGCGAGAGCAAGCATATCCTTGGTTCAGACCTTGCGATGACCAACGATGAGGACGTGAACCTTCTTCGGAAGATCCGATGTTACCGTGGTATCAGGCATGAGACCGGACAGAAGGTGCGCGGACAGCGGACCAAGTCTACTGGTAGAACCGGCACCACTGTCGGCGTGAAGAGGAAGAAAGACTAA
- a CDS encoding DNA-directed RNA polymerase subunit D — translation MDLVFSRLDNTVARYTLTGVSPSFINAIRRAMCSEVPKLAIEDIKIYDNTSALFDEMLAHRIGLVPLKTNSDLYVSADRCTCEGAGCDRCSTMYTLSVEGPGMVYSRDLIPSDPEAVPVDEKIPIVKLEKGQKVVIEARAEMNLGKVHAKWQPTINCGYKNYPVITVETHCDACGTCVDQCPRDVLVLKGGVLTVEEGKLESCSLCKLCEKACLSTGIGDEPGIRISDDATRFIGVVESDGSLPVRTIIRQSLLYLKNESNELAEKLQEISEG, via the coding sequence ATGGATCTCGTATTCAGCAGACTTGACAACACCGTAGCGCGTTATACGCTGACTGGCGTGAGTCCTTCGTTCATCAATGCCATCCGGAGAGCGATGTGCAGTGAAGTTCCGAAACTTGCGATAGAAGATATTAAAATCTACGACAATACCAGTGCTCTGTTTGATGAGATGCTGGCACACCGGATCGGGCTCGTCCCGCTGAAGACCAACTCGGACCTTTATGTCTCTGCAGATCGGTGTACCTGTGAAGGAGCAGGATGCGACCGCTGTTCGACGATGTATACGTTGAGTGTCGAGGGACCGGGGATGGTCTACTCACGGGATCTGATACCATCAGACCCTGAGGCAGTCCCTGTTGATGAGAAGATCCCGATCGTGAAGCTTGAGAAGGGGCAGAAGGTGGTCATTGAGGCACGTGCCGAGATGAACCTTGGAAAGGTCCATGCCAAGTGGCAGCCCACAATCAACTGCGGATACAAGAACTATCCGGTAATCACGGTCGAGACCCACTGCGATGCATGTGGTACCTGTGTTGACCAGTGCCCACGAGATGTACTGGTTCTGAAGGGCGGTGTGCTCACCGTCGAAGAGGGAAAGCTCGAGTCCTGTTCACTCTGCAAACTCTGTGAAAAGGCATGCCTGAGTACAGGGATCGGAGATGAGCCGGGGATTCGGATCTCCGACGATGCCACCCGGTTCATCGGCGTGGTGGAGAGTGACGGATCCCTTCCGGTCCGGACGATTATACGGCAATCGCTGCTGTATCTGAAGAACGAATCAAACGAGCTGGCTGAAAAATTACAGGAGATATCCGAGGGATAG
- a CDS encoding 50S ribosomal protein L13, translating into MVTIIDAEGLLLGRMASIVAKRALDGEEIALINAEKAVISGGRASILQHYRVKRTRGSREGGPFFPRRPDHIVKRTIRGMLPYKRQRGIEAFKAIKAYVGVPVDLKNQPIEKLDEAHIDRLNTSRYITVGAVSTFLGSKY; encoded by the coding sequence ATGGTGACGATTATTGATGCAGAAGGACTCCTGCTCGGAAGGATGGCCTCAATTGTGGCAAAGCGTGCCCTTGATGGCGAGGAGATCGCCCTCATCAACGCAGAGAAGGCCGTGATCTCTGGCGGTAGGGCGAGTATACTCCAGCACTACCGTGTCAAGCGGACACGAGGTTCCCGCGAGGGCGGACCGTTCTTCCCCCGCAGGCCTGATCACATTGTAAAGCGGACGATTCGGGGGATGCTTCCCTACAAACGCCAGCGGGGTATCGAGGCCTTCAAGGCCATCAAGGCCTATGTCGGTGTTCCTGTGGATCTGAAAAATCAGCCCATCGAGAAACTCGATGAGGCACATATCGACCGCCTGAACACATCGCGCTATATAACAGTCGGCGCTGTAAGCACCTTCCTTGGGTCGAAGTATTGA
- a CDS encoding DNA-directed RNA polymerase subunit N, with product MIPVRCFTCGKVISTAWEEFKQRRDAGEDPGAILDDLGLTQYCCRRMLLTHKEIIDELNPYQ from the coding sequence ATGATACCTGTACGATGTTTCACATGTGGAAAAGTAATTTCTACCGCCTGGGAAGAGTTTAAACAGCGGAGAGATGCCGGCGAGGATCCTGGAGCGATCCTCGACGACCTCGGTCTGACGCAGTACTGCTGCAGACGAATGCTGCTGACACACAAAGAGATTATTGATGAGTTAAACCCATACCAGTAA
- a CDS encoding archaellin/type IV pilin N-terminal domain-containing protein, whose amino-acid sequence MNTIRRNEDAFTGLEAAIVLIAFVVVAAVFSYVVLGAGFFTTQKSQETVHTAVGQASSAIEIVGNVYGQADNAGDDISSVVFSVGLAAGATPVDINKTVLTFSTGDTVETLTFAGSADPAGAATPAAGQWAITHQENSLGTENKVLDSGEQFTITVKPTTALKAYAGFNIDVKPAVGAALAIHRTVPAYTDKVNLLY is encoded by the coding sequence ATGAATACTATTAGAAGAAATGAAGACGCATTTACCGGCCTCGAAGCGGCAATTGTACTTATTGCATTTGTCGTCGTTGCGGCGGTGTTCTCATACGTGGTGCTGGGCGCAGGGTTCTTCACCACACAGAAGAGTCAGGAGACTGTACATACTGCTGTAGGTCAGGCATCATCAGCCATTGAGATTGTCGGTAACGTCTACGGTCAGGCAGACAATGCAGGGGACGATATAAGTTCAGTCGTCTTCAGCGTCGGCCTCGCAGCAGGCGCGACCCCAGTGGACATCAACAAGACCGTCCTGACCTTCTCAACAGGAGATACCGTAGAGACCCTGACATTCGCAGGATCAGCTGATCCCGCAGGAGCAGCAACTCCTGCAGCGGGTCAATGGGCAATTACTCATCAGGAGAACAGCCTTGGAACAGAAAACAAGGTGCTCGACAGTGGAGAACAATTCACCATCACGGTTAAGCCAACGACAGCACTGAAGGCATACGCTGGATTTAACATCGACGTCAAGCCCGCAGTCGGAGCAGCACTTGCAATCCACAGAACTGTTCCAGCATACACCGATAAGGTGAATCTCCTCTACTAA
- a CDS encoding DNA-directed RNA polymerase subunit K — protein MESYTRYERARIIGARSLQISMGAPILVRTTKSDPLEIALEEYNQGIIPITVKRRQ, from the coding sequence ATGGAATCGTATACTCGGTATGAACGAGCAAGGATCATCGGTGCTCGGTCTCTGCAGATATCGATGGGAGCACCTATTCTGGTCAGGACTACCAAGTCAGATCCCCTAGAGATCGCCCTTGAGGAGTACAACCAGGGTATAATCCCCATCACGGTGAAGAGGAGGCAATAA